One region of Parerythrobacter jejuensis genomic DNA includes:
- the greB gene encoding transcription elongation factor GreB — translation MNAPSYPISPAGYAALKARYDHLLGTERPEIVEIVSWAAGNGDRSENGDYLYGRKRMREIDRELAFLARRLKNSRVIDPAEQPDTSKAFFGATVTLADENDARKTVTLVGDDEQDASAGRIGWSSPMARALKGASVGDLRIVHLPSGPKEWEVMAIDYA, via the coding sequence GTGAACGCGCCATCCTATCCCATATCGCCTGCCGGCTATGCCGCGCTGAAGGCGCGCTATGACCATCTGTTGGGCACAGAACGCCCGGAGATTGTCGAAATCGTGAGCTGGGCCGCCGGCAATGGGGACCGGAGCGAGAACGGCGATTATCTCTACGGGCGCAAGCGCATGCGCGAGATTGATCGTGAACTGGCGTTCCTGGCCCGCCGTTTGAAAAACTCGCGCGTGATCGATCCTGCCGAGCAGCCGGACACCAGCAAGGCTTTCTTCGGCGCTACAGTGACGTTGGCGGACGAGAACGATGCGCGGAAAACCGTCACCCTGGTCGGCGACGACGAACAGGATGCCAGTGCCGGGCGGATCGGATGGTCGAGCCCGATGGCCCGCGCCCTGAAAGGGGCATCGGTTGGCGACTTGCGCATTGTCCACTTGCCATCAGGGCCGAAAGAATGGGAAGTCATGGCGATTGATTATGCGTAG
- a CDS encoding invasion associated locus B family protein, translating into MRSVTALLALLVLVAGPVSAKDALGVFSDWGAFRDPQAPRCYAIAKPASSRQQRDYDPYATVGTWPSRNVRGQVHFRVSRNLSPERSITLIINDRRFELTGGGGDAWARDKAMDAAIVAAMRAGSQMVVSATDSRGRRFSNTYDLSGAATAMDAATVGCANR; encoded by the coding sequence ATGCGTAGCGTCACCGCCCTTCTCGCCTTGCTGGTTCTCGTCGCAGGCCCGGTCTCCGCCAAAGACGCATTGGGCGTATTTTCCGACTGGGGCGCTTTCCGCGATCCGCAGGCCCCGCGCTGCTATGCCATCGCCAAGCCCGCCAGCAGCCGGCAGCAGCGCGATTATGATCCCTACGCCACTGTCGGCACATGGCCTTCGCGTAATGTGCGGGGACAGGTCCATTTCCGCGTGTCACGCAATCTGTCGCCCGAACGATCAATAACCTTGATCATCAATGATCGCCGGTTCGAACTGACCGGCGGGGGCGGCGATGCTTGGGCCAGGGACAAGGCCATGGATGCCGCAATCGTCGCCGCCATGCGCGCCGGCAGCCAGATGGTCGTCAGCGCTACAGACAGTCGCGGCAGGCGCTTTTCCAATACGTATGATCTGTCCGGGGCGGCCACCGCGATGGATGCCGCGACTGTGGGCTGCGCCAACCGCTAG
- the rlmN gene encoding 23S rRNA (adenine(2503)-C(2))-methyltransferase RlmN — MADTALMSIPGQVDPVPAPRDITPRADGRTDLMGLPKARIRELFLQAGLDEKQAKLRSKQVYHWLYHRGVTDFTAMTDIGKTMRPWLDERFVVGRPNVVEAQHSTDGTRKWLLQTDDGHDFEMVFIPDADRGTLCVSSQVGCTLNCTFCHTGTMKLVRNLTPGEIVGQVMLARDALGEWPKGKMDFGDEADESEYRADGRLLTNIVMMGMGEPLYNFDNVRDALKLVMDGEGLGLSRRRITLSTSGVVPAIAKCGDEIGVNLAVSLHAVTKDIRDEIVPLNRKYGIEELLEACAAYPKASNARRITFEYVMLKDKNDSDEDAHELVRLLKHYDLPAKVNLIPFNPWPGSVYECSTPERIKSFSNIVFEAGISAPVRTPRGRDIDAACGQLKTAAEKKSRAQRDREAAAEAAG, encoded by the coding sequence ATGGCAGATACCGCACTCATGAGCATCCCGGGACAGGTTGATCCCGTGCCCGCCCCGCGTGACATCACGCCGCGCGCCGATGGCCGTACCGATTTGATGGGTCTGCCAAAGGCGCGCATTCGCGAGCTGTTCCTGCAGGCCGGACTGGACGAGAAACAGGCCAAACTGCGCAGCAAGCAGGTCTATCATTGGCTCTATCATCGCGGCGTCACCGATTTTACCGCGATGACCGATATCGGCAAGACCATGCGCCCCTGGCTGGACGAACGCTTTGTCGTGGGCCGCCCCAATGTGGTCGAGGCCCAGCACAGCACCGACGGCACCCGCAAATGGCTGCTGCAAACTGATGACGGCCATGATTTCGAAATGGTCTTCATTCCCGATGCCGACCGGGGCACCTTGTGTGTCTCCAGTCAGGTCGGCTGCACGCTCAACTGCACGTTTTGCCACACCGGCACGATGAAGCTGGTGCGCAATTTGACGCCGGGCGAGATTGTCGGCCAGGTCATGCTGGCGCGCGATGCACTGGGCGAGTGGCCCAAGGGCAAGATGGATTTCGGCGACGAAGCGGATGAAAGCGAATATCGCGCTGATGGCCGCCTGCTAACCAACATCGTGATGATGGGCATGGGCGAGCCGCTCTATAATTTCGACAATGTCCGCGATGCGCTCAAGCTGGTGATGGATGGCGAAGGCCTCGGCCTGTCCCGACGCCGGATTACGCTTTCGACCAGCGGCGTTGTTCCCGCGATTGCAAAATGCGGCGATGAAATTGGCGTCAATCTGGCCGTCTCACTCCATGCCGTGACCAAGGACATTCGCGACGAGATTGTCCCCCTCAACCGCAAATACGGGATCGAGGAATTGCTGGAGGCTTGCGCGGCTTACCCCAAGGCCTCCAACGCGCGGCGCATTACGTTTGAGTATGTGATGCTGAAAGACAAGAACGACAGCGACGAAGATGCGCATGAGCTTGTCCGCCTGCTCAAGCATTACGACTTGCCGGCCAAGGTCAATTTGATCCCGTTCAATCCTTGGCCCGGCTCCGTCTATGAGTGTTCCACGCCGGAACGGATCAAGAGCTTCTCCAACATCGTGTTCGAAGCCGGGATCAGCGCGCCAGTCCGCACCCCGCGCGGACGCGATATCGATGCTGCCTGTGGCCAGTTGAAGACCGCTGCGGAGAAGAAAAGCCGCGCGCAGAGGGATCGGGAAGCGGCAGCAGAAGCTGCAGGCTAG
- a CDS encoding class I SAM-dependent DNA methyltransferase, with translation MSADPATIAFYEKQAPHYTMSFGQAPHRHLDAFLDRLQPGARILELGCGGGQDSARIIERGFDLDATDGVEAMARKANERFNVGARVMQFQDLSAVAVYDAVWAHACLLHAARADLPGILAAIHRSLRPGGWHFANYKLGDGEGRDLLGRLHNFPDESWITRAYETAGFTITAQEVYPGKAADGTQRDWIALTCQRDAL, from the coding sequence ATGTCAGCCGATCCGGCAACGATTGCTTTTTATGAGAAGCAGGCCCCTCACTACACAATGAGTTTCGGTCAGGCACCGCACCGCCATCTCGATGCATTTCTCGATCGGCTGCAGCCAGGAGCCCGCATTCTGGAATTGGGCTGCGGGGGCGGACAGGATTCCGCCCGCATTATCGAACGCGGGTTTGATCTTGATGCGACTGACGGCGTGGAGGCTATGGCGCGCAAGGCCAATGAACGCTTCAATGTTGGTGCGCGGGTCATGCAATTCCAGGACCTGTCTGCTGTGGCAGTATACGATGCCGTCTGGGCCCATGCCTGCTTGCTCCATGCCGCGCGGGCGGACCTGCCAGGCATCCTGGCAGCCATTCACAGGTCGTTGAGGCCAGGTGGTTGGCACTTTGCCAACTACAAGCTGGGCGACGGCGAAGGCCGGGATCTGTTGGGCCGTCTGCACAATTTCCCCGATGAGTCATGGATTACCCGGGCCTACGAAACGGCGGGTTTCACGATTACCGCGCAGGAGGTCTATCCGGGCAAGGCTGCAGATGGCACACAGCGAGACTGGATCGCGCTGACTTGTCAAAGGGATGCCTTATGA
- a CDS encoding MOSC domain-containing protein produces the protein MKPVVDAICVGTAKPFRDGEQSAFAKEPVAGPVAIGAEGLVGDTQADRKHHGGPHMAVHLYPRAHHVYWEHELGGHDVLALPGAFGTNLSVDGICERDVYLGDRFQLGEAVLEISQPRLPCWKIEHRFDRKGMVAKIIATGRSGWYFRVIQQGVAESGQRLERVETGRTPWTIEQVFLSIVNPKSGASKDDLLAMADCDLLSPSWRDGAAKKASAL, from the coding sequence ATGAAACCTGTTGTCGATGCAATCTGCGTCGGGACCGCGAAGCCATTCCGCGACGGGGAGCAAAGTGCCTTCGCCAAGGAACCGGTTGCGGGGCCGGTTGCTATCGGTGCCGAGGGTCTCGTCGGCGATACGCAGGCAGACCGCAAACATCATGGTGGACCGCATATGGCTGTGCATCTCTACCCGCGTGCGCATCACGTATATTGGGAGCACGAACTGGGCGGCCACGATGTTCTTGCCTTGCCGGGCGCGTTCGGAACCAATCTGTCGGTCGACGGGATTTGCGAGCGGGATGTCTACCTTGGCGACCGTTTCCAACTGGGTGAAGCCGTGCTGGAAATCAGCCAACCCCGTTTGCCCTGCTGGAAGATAGAGCATCGCTTCGATCGCAAAGGCATGGTCGCAAAGATCATCGCAACCGGGCGATCGGGTTGGTACTTCCGGGTTATCCAGCAGGGCGTTGCGGAGTCTGGCCAGCGGCTTGAACGGGTCGAGACGGGCCGCACGCCATGGACAATCGAGCAGGTCTTCCTATCCATCGTCAATCCGAAGAGCGGAGCCAGCAAGGACGATTTGTTAGCGATGGCCGATTGCGATCTCTTGTCCCCTAGCTGGCGTGATGGCGCGGCGAAAAAGGCTTCCGCGCTCTAG
- a CDS encoding SDR family oxidoreductase encodes MPKPAVLVTGGSKRIGAAISHRFAVAGWHVVIHYHSNVDDAQVLADTLPSAEIIACDLRDADAAAAMITQLANRLPDWRVLVNNASVFAYDDVTGIDAPTYSAAMQVNAHSPALMAQTYFQTARSDAGRRVIQITDMKLANTNPDFFSYTMSKHAVNGAIGMMAKATPDPRDRIYGVAPGAILASHDQTEGETDISHKLNLLQRKTGADEIADAALFLADGALASGETLYIDSGQHLLNQPRDVIYLAREGSRQ; translated from the coding sequence ATGCCTAAACCAGCCGTTCTCGTCACCGGTGGATCCAAGCGGATCGGCGCGGCTATCTCGCACCGTTTCGCGGTGGCCGGCTGGCATGTCGTCATCCATTATCACTCAAATGTCGATGATGCGCAGGTTCTCGCCGACACCCTGCCCTCCGCCGAAATCATCGCTTGCGATCTGCGCGACGCAGATGCTGCTGCGGCTATGATCACGCAGTTGGCAAACCGGCTGCCCGATTGGCGCGTGCTGGTGAACAATGCATCTGTCTTCGCCTATGACGATGTAACCGGGATCGATGCGCCAACGTATAGTGCAGCAATGCAAGTCAACGCGCACTCCCCTGCCCTGATGGCCCAGACCTACTTCCAGACTGCCCGGTCGGACGCCGGGCGACGCGTGATCCAGATCACCGATATGAAGCTGGCCAATACCAATCCGGATTTCTTCAGCTACACGATGAGCAAACATGCCGTGAACGGCGCGATCGGGATGATGGCCAAAGCTACGCCCGATCCGCGCGACCGCATCTATGGCGTCGCCCCCGGTGCGATCCTGGCCAGCCATGACCAGACCGAAGGCGAAACCGACATATCCCACAAATTGAACCTGTTGCAGCGGAAGACCGGGGCTGATGAAATAGCCGATGCAGCCCTGTTTCTGGCCGATGGAGCACTGGCAAGCGGCGAAACCTTGTACATCGATAGCGGGCAGCATTTGCTAAACCAGCCACGCGATGTCATCTATTTGGCCAGAGAGGGGTCTCGCCAATGA
- a CDS encoding cytochrome b/b6 domain-containing protein, protein MKKHVLSTRLWHWINLISIVILFMSGLNISNAHRRLYWGDWGFAPEHAWLEVPRFPGWMTIPDFYSLAQARDWHILMAWPFAVALLFMWIAMIVNGHFKRDLTTTRTEWKPAAIWDDIKQHAKFNFDHGEGKYNFLQKFSYGMVLGVFLPMMVFTGMAISPGMEPVWGWFSDLVGGRQSARSLHFIFAWLVFGFFVVHLLLVIVHKPFQQLRDMITGGKA, encoded by the coding sequence ATGAAAAAACACGTTCTTTCGACCCGGTTGTGGCACTGGATCAACCTGATCAGTATCGTAATACTGTTCATGTCGGGCCTCAATATTTCCAATGCCCATCGCCGCTTGTATTGGGGCGACTGGGGCTTTGCCCCCGAACATGCATGGCTGGAGGTTCCCCGCTTTCCCGGCTGGATGACGATCCCAGATTTCTACAGCCTGGCGCAGGCGCGTGACTGGCACATACTGATGGCGTGGCCATTTGCTGTAGCCTTGCTGTTCATGTGGATCGCGATGATCGTCAATGGCCATTTCAAACGCGATCTGACCACCACCCGCACCGAATGGAAGCCCGCAGCCATCTGGGATGACATCAAGCAGCATGCGAAGTTCAATTTCGATCATGGGGAAGGGAAATACAACTTCCTGCAAAAGTTCAGCTACGGAATGGTCCTGGGCGTTTTCCTGCCGATGATGGTGTTTACCGGAATGGCGATCAGCCCGGGCATGGAACCGGTCTGGGGCTGGTTTTCCGACCTCGTCGGCGGACGCCAGAGCGCACGCAGCCTGCACTTCATCTTCGCCTGGCTCGTCTTCGGCTTTTTCGTCGTCCACCTGCTGCTGGTGATCGTGCACAAACCGTTCCAGCAATTGCGAGACATGATAACCGGAGGCAAGGCATGA
- a CDS encoding molybdopterin-dependent oxidoreductase, which translates to MSTSDQRWAMKRRGVLAGMTAFLAAGCQKVSESTTGRSLLDAAQGWHQGANRLLGGRTGMAKEYDRSERSPFFRGNGSVNPQNGDYQEQVAASFANWRLEVGGLVNNPMSLSLENIRALPQRTQITRHDCVEGWSAIGEWTGPQLSTLLEAAGVQDNARYIVFRCADNLNGQDYYESVDMIDAYHPQTIVAHLLNGEPLPVRNGAPLRMRIEKQLGYKHPKYLTGIEAVASLDDIGDGKGGYWEDRAGYQWYAGI; encoded by the coding sequence ATGAGCACGTCAGATCAACGTTGGGCCATGAAACGTCGCGGCGTACTGGCCGGTATGACGGCGTTCCTCGCGGCCGGGTGCCAGAAAGTCTCCGAAAGCACGACAGGGCGCTCTTTGCTCGATGCAGCGCAGGGGTGGCATCAGGGCGCCAACCGGTTGCTGGGCGGACGGACCGGCATGGCCAAGGAGTATGACCGGTCCGAACGGTCACCGTTCTTCCGTGGCAACGGTTCGGTCAATCCGCAAAACGGCGACTACCAGGAACAGGTCGCGGCCAGTTTCGCCAACTGGCGGCTGGAAGTGGGCGGCCTGGTCAACAATCCCATGTCGCTTTCGCTCGAGAACATTCGCGCCTTGCCCCAGCGCACCCAGATTACGCGACATGATTGCGTCGAGGGTTGGAGCGCAATCGGCGAATGGACCGGGCCGCAGCTTTCCACTCTGCTCGAGGCTGCCGGCGTGCAGGACAATGCGCGCTATATCGTGTTCCGCTGTGCCGATAACCTCAACGGCCAGGACTATTACGAGAGTGTCGATATGATCGACGCCTATCACCCGCAAACTATCGTGGCGCATCTCCTCAATGGAGAGCCGCTACCCGTGCGCAACGGAGCGCCGCTGCGAATGCGGATCGAGAAGCAGTTAGGTTACAAGCATCCTAAGTACCTGACAGGGATCGAAGCCGTCGCCAGCCTGGACGATATCGGCGATGGCAAAGGCGGTTATTGGGAAGATCGCGCCGGTTACCAATGGTACGCAGGCATTTAG
- a CDS encoding DUF1801 domain-containing protein, with protein MAEAKTQITDVDPAAFIAAVEPEAKRQDAEAIDALFRRVTGEAPKMWGPTIIGYGSYRTTYASGRDVHWMRAGFSPRKAKHSLYLMGGYCDDIAGKRRDELLAKLGKYKTGKSCLYINKLADVDMDVLEQMVAADWDAMQRIYPED; from the coding sequence ATGGCAGAGGCAAAAACACAGATCACCGATGTCGATCCGGCTGCGTTTATCGCTGCGGTCGAACCCGAAGCTAAACGTCAGGATGCGGAAGCTATCGATGCTTTGTTCCGCCGCGTTACGGGCGAGGCGCCGAAGATGTGGGGCCCGACCATCATCGGCTACGGCTCTTATCGCACGACGTATGCCAGTGGACGCGATGTGCACTGGATGCGGGCGGGCTTCAGCCCGAGGAAGGCCAAGCACTCGCTTTATCTGATGGGCGGATACTGCGATGATATTGCGGGCAAGCGTCGCGACGAATTGCTGGCGAAGCTGGGCAAGTACAAGACCGGCAAGAGCTGCCTTTATATCAACAAGCTGGCGGATGTTGATATGGACGTGCTCGAGCAAATGGTTGCGGCCGATTGGGACGCCATGCAGCGGATTTATCCTGAAGACTAA
- a CDS encoding SAM-dependent methyltransferase, translating to MSKTLLDRFLTAGVKQGRLRVTFADGTTSEYGAPAASYPSVAIRLTDRKVPRDIIFDPRIGAAEAFMDGRLVLEEGEIMDLVELLRANNPWDKGGNFGRPSKLKRLKNSAAFALEQVNNRVGSKSNVAHHYDIGNDLYELMLDAEHMQYSCAYWPSPDITLGEAQRAKLAHIAAKLALEPGNTVLDIGCGWGGMAIFLAQHFDVRVTGITLSEEQLALARQRVEAASVADKVSIELIDYRDFAANGTQFDRIVSVGMFEHVGRPQFETFFEACAKILRDDGVMLLHTIGRMGMPGTTDAFTRKYIFPGGYIPALSETVAASEKVRLIASDVETLRLHYAYTLREWYRRCMEHKDAIVAMYDEKFFRMWTFYLSGATAAFEHGGMCNYQIQFVRQRRSLQITRDYMREGELGLSAS from the coding sequence ATGAGCAAGACCCTTCTTGATCGATTCCTTACCGCCGGCGTCAAACAGGGTCGGCTGCGTGTGACCTTCGCTGATGGAACCACTTCGGAATATGGCGCGCCCGCTGCCAGCTACCCCTCTGTCGCGATCCGGTTAACCGACCGCAAAGTGCCACGCGACATAATTTTCGACCCCCGTATCGGCGCGGCCGAAGCTTTCATGGATGGCCGCCTGGTGCTGGAAGAAGGCGAGATCATGGATCTGGTTGAGCTGTTGCGGGCCAACAATCCATGGGACAAGGGCGGCAATTTCGGGCGCCCGAGCAAGCTCAAACGGTTGAAGAACTCGGCTGCTTTCGCACTGGAGCAGGTTAACAATCGCGTCGGCTCCAAATCCAACGTCGCGCATCACTACGACATCGGTAATGACCTGTATGAGCTGATGCTCGATGCCGAGCATATGCAGTATAGCTGCGCCTATTGGCCCTCACCCGACATTACGTTGGGAGAGGCACAGCGAGCCAAACTGGCGCATATCGCTGCCAAACTGGCTTTGGAGCCCGGCAATACCGTTCTCGATATCGGATGCGGCTGGGGCGGGATGGCGATCTTCCTGGCGCAGCATTTCGATGTGAGAGTAACCGGGATCACTCTTTCGGAGGAGCAACTCGCCCTTGCCCGCCAGCGGGTCGAGGCAGCAAGTGTGGCTGACAAGGTCAGCATAGAGTTGATCGACTATCGCGATTTCGCCGCCAATGGCACGCAGTTTGACCGGATTGTCTCCGTCGGCATGTTCGAACATGTCGGCCGCCCTCAATTCGAAACCTTTTTCGAAGCTTGCGCCAAGATCCTGAGGGATGACGGCGTGATGCTTCTCCATACGATCGGCCGCATGGGTATGCCCGGCACGACCGATGCGTTCACTCGAAAGTACATATTCCCCGGCGGCTATATCCCTGCCCTTAGCGAAACAGTCGCCGCCAGCGAGAAGGTCCGCCTCATCGCCAGCGATGTCGAGACCCTGCGCCTCCATTATGCCTACACGCTGCGCGAATGGTATCGCCGCTGCATGGAGCACAAGGATGCCATCGTTGCCATGTATGATGAGAAATTCTTCCGCATGTGGACCTTTTACCTCTCCGGAGCGACCGCAGCATTCGAACATGGCGGTATGTGCAACTACCAGATCCAGTTTGTGCGCCAGCGACGCAGCTTGCAGATAACAAGAGATTACATGCGCGAAGGCGAGCTTGGCCTGAGCGCAAGCTAA
- a CDS encoding argininosuccinate synthase, with protein MPDLKRVVLAYSGGLDTSVIAKWLETERGLEVVTFTADLGQGEELEPARKKAQAMGIPDKHIFIEDLREEFVRDYVFPMMRANARYEGDYLLGTSIARPLISKRLVEIAHETGADAIAHGATGKGNDQVRFELSAYALDPDITVIAPWREWDLTSRTSLIAWAEKHQIAVPKDKRGESPFSTDANLLHTSSEGKVLEDPWEETPDYVYSRTVNPEDAPDKPEYITIEFKHGDGVALNGEAMSPATLLAALNELGRKHGVGRLDLVENRFVGMKSRGMYETPGGEIYARAHRGIEQITLDRGAAHLKDELMPRYAEIIYNGFWFSPEREMLQAAIDLSQEKVNGTVRLKLYKGNAAVVGRKSPDSLYSEAHVTFEDDAGAYNQSDAEGFIRLNALRLKLLGKRDR; from the coding sequence ATGCCTGACCTGAAACGTGTTGTGCTCGCCTATAGCGGTGGCCTTGATACCTCTGTGATTGCCAAATGGCTGGAAACAGAGCGCGGGCTGGAGGTCGTTACCTTCACAGCCGATCTCGGCCAGGGCGAAGAACTGGAGCCGGCGCGCAAGAAGGCGCAGGCGATGGGCATTCCTGACAAGCACATCTTCATCGAAGACCTGCGCGAAGAATTTGTGCGCGACTATGTGTTCCCGATGATGCGCGCCAATGCGCGGTATGAGGGCGACTATCTGCTCGGCACCAGTATAGCACGGCCATTGATCTCCAAACGCCTTGTTGAGATTGCCCATGAAACCGGCGCCGATGCGATAGCCCATGGCGCAACTGGCAAGGGCAATGACCAGGTCCGGTTTGAGCTCAGCGCCTATGCACTTGATCCCGACATCACAGTCATCGCTCCTTGGCGCGAATGGGATCTCACCAGCCGTACTTCGCTGATAGCATGGGCAGAGAAGCACCAGATCGCGGTGCCCAAGGACAAGCGTGGCGAAAGCCCGTTTTCGACCGATGCAAACCTGCTGCACACATCCTCCGAAGGCAAAGTGCTGGAGGATCCGTGGGAGGAGACACCGGATTATGTCTATTCGCGCACGGTGAATCCAGAAGATGCACCCGACAAACCCGAATACATCACGATCGAATTCAAGCACGGTGACGGCGTGGCGCTCAACGGCGAAGCAATGAGCCCGGCGACATTGCTCGCCGCACTCAACGAATTGGGTCGCAAACATGGTGTCGGTCGTCTGGACCTGGTCGAGAACCGCTTTGTCGGCATGAAGAGCCGCGGCATGTACGAGACGCCCGGTGGTGAAATCTATGCGCGTGCGCATCGCGGCATCGAGCAGATCACGCTCGACCGGGGTGCTGCCCATCTCAAAGATGAACTGATGCCGCGCTATGCCGAGATCATCTACAACGGTTTTTGGTTCAGCCCCGAACGAGAGATGCTGCAGGCCGCGATCGACTTGAGCCAGGAAAAGGTGAATGGCACCGTGCGGCTCAAGCTCTATAAAGGTAATGCAGCTGTAGTCGGTCGGAAATCACCGGACTCATTGTACTCAGAAGCCCACGTGACGTTTGAGGATGATGCCGGCGCCTATAATCAAAGTGATGCCGAAGGCTTCATCCGACTCAACGCGCTGCGATTGAAGTTGCTTGGTAAGCGCGATCGCTAG
- a CDS encoding septal ring lytic transglycosylase RlpA family protein: protein MTAEGISEAEFESSFERFDALPAIPEPSGNVVDLDSFEPPIEVEKESVADISGRSLGFGVASYYGRRFHGRRTANGERFDMNALTAAHKTLPFGSRVRVTNPRNGKSVVVRINDRGPFIRGRTIDLSRNAAQKLGIIQRGHGRVELELLK, encoded by the coding sequence ATGACAGCGGAAGGCATTTCCGAAGCTGAATTCGAATCGAGCTTTGAACGTTTTGATGCTCTTCCTGCGATTCCGGAGCCTTCGGGCAACGTGGTTGATCTGGACAGTTTCGAACCCCCGATCGAAGTTGAGAAAGAATCGGTTGCAGACATATCTGGGCGATCTCTCGGGTTCGGCGTAGCGTCCTATTATGGTCGACGCTTCCATGGCCGGCGGACGGCAAATGGCGAACGGTTCGACATGAATGCGCTAACCGCCGCCCATAAGACCCTACCTTTCGGCTCACGCGTCCGGGTAACTAATCCCAGGAACGGGAAGTCAGTGGTTGTGCGCATCAACGATCGCGGCCCCTTCATCCGTGGCCGCACCATCGATCTTTCTCGCAATGCCGCACAAAAGCTCGGCATTATCCAGCGCGGGCACGGCCGGGTGGAGCTCGAACTCCTCAAATAG
- a CDS encoding putative 2OG-Fe(II) oxygenase, with protein sequence MATRTAARAFDVKPLFAEPYFITNIADAISTKQEAFIKALKMNTNQVNQISDELYLFNRPEMKSVAKAVQEALDTYASEVMGVQHRLEVTQSWALMNPPGVGMHGHTHSNSMVSGSLYYTDMPDPPGNMIFERHNTYRQIELGIDGRKQNIYNAPRNAVVPKKGDLVLFSSSLQHYVEANSSQQNRHSIAFNTFVRGTIGSFRDVSELKL encoded by the coding sequence ATGGCCACTAGGACTGCTGCGCGTGCTTTCGACGTAAAACCGCTCTTCGCCGAGCCGTATTTCATCACCAATATCGCCGATGCGATCTCTACGAAGCAGGAGGCATTCATCAAGGCGCTGAAGATGAACACCAACCAGGTGAACCAGATCTCGGACGAGCTCTATCTGTTCAATCGGCCCGAGATGAAGAGCGTCGCCAAGGCAGTGCAGGAAGCGCTCGACACGTATGCCAGCGAAGTAATGGGTGTGCAGCACCGGCTGGAAGTGACGCAGAGCTGGGCGCTGATGAATCCGCCCGGCGTCGGCATGCACGGGCACACGCATTCGAACTCTATGGTCTCGGGATCACTCTATTACACCGACATGCCCGACCCGCCCGGCAACATGATCTTCGAAAGGCACAACACCTATCGCCAGATCGAACTGGGGATCGATGGTCGCAAACAGAACATATACAATGCTCCGCGCAATGCAGTGGTGCCGAAAAAGGGGGATCTGGTTCTCTTCAGCTCGAGCCTCCAGCACTATGTGGAGGCGAATAGCAGCCAGCAGAACAGGCACTCGATCGCATTCAACACCTTCGTGCGCGGAACGATCGGTAGCTTTCGCGATGTAAGTGAGTTGAAGCTGTAA
- a CDS encoding CHRD domain-containing protein → MMGTSRFTFAPVAATLMLGAAPILTLSAQVIPPPEKLYVFTALDGEAVVGGGAEEGFADFNAEIDPKTGEVCYTFTAGDVEMTVAHIHKGDAGENGPPVMTLELTPDNTPKCDTVEGSLARSIGNKPGQYYVNLHTAEFPGGAIRGQLED, encoded by the coding sequence ATGATGGGGACTTCTCGTTTCACGTTTGCGCCTGTCGCAGCGACACTGATGCTGGGCGCTGCGCCCATACTCACCCTTTCGGCGCAAGTGATCCCGCCGCCCGAAAAGCTCTACGTCTTCACCGCGCTGGACGGGGAAGCCGTGGTCGGCGGCGGGGCGGAGGAAGGCTTTGCCGACTTCAATGCCGAGATCGATCCGAAGACAGGCGAAGTCTGCTACACCTTCACCGCCGGCGATGTGGAGATGACCGTGGCGCATATTCACAAGGGCGATGCGGGCGAAAACGGGCCGCCGGTGATGACGCTGGAGCTGACGCCGGACAACACGCCCAAATGCGATACGGTGGAGGGATCGCTGGCGCGCTCGATCGGGAACAAGCCGGGCCAGTACTATGTCAATCTGCACACGGCCGAGTTCCCCGGCGGCGCGATCCGCGGCCAGCTGGAGGATTGA